A stretch of DNA from Blastocatellia bacterium:
CATGAACGCGGTCTTTTCCTCTGCAACTGGATGATGGATCAGGAGACGTTCGCCCGGATCACCGGTTGACAGCGATGAGCGGGTTTCTTAGCATCAATCATCCGCCAAATGATTCAGTCATGTCAGGAGGGAACATTGTGTCGTCGCTCATTCGCAGCACTCGCATTACGCTGGAAATGATCAAGATCGAACATTCGCTATTTGCCCTCCCATTTGCTTTGCTGGGCGCTCTGTTAGCTGCTGGTGGGCTGCCCTCATTGCCAGTGATATTTTGGATTGTTGTGGCTATGGTCGGGGCGCGCAGCAGCGCAATGGCGTTCAACCGATTGGTTGATCGGCAGTATGATGGCCAAAATCCACGCACAAAAAATCGAGCGATTCCGGCCGGTCTGGTGTCGGTCGGCTACGTCAAAGTCTTTGTTATTGTTTCCGCGCTCGTATTCATCCTGGCGGCGGCGATGCTCAATCGGTTGGCCTTGTACTTATCGCCTGTGGCGTTGGCTTCGATTTTGCTCTATTCCTATGCCAAGCGGTACACGGCCTACACCCATCTGCTGATCGGATGGTGTCTGGCCATCGCGCCGGCAGGCGCGTGGATAGCCGTGCGCGGACGTCTGGATTCACCCATTCCGTGGTTCCTGAGTCTCGCTGTTCTAACGTGGACGGCAGGCTTCGATATTATCTACTCGTGTCAGGACGTCGCCTTTGATCGTCAGGTTGGCCTGCGGTCGCTACCGGTTCGATATGGTATCAATCGTGCGCTGTGGATAGCTCGTGCGTTGCATGTGGTGACGTTTGTTAGTCTCGTGGCAGTGGCTTGGTTGTCAGGGATGAAGACGCTCGGTGTGCTGGGACTGATGGCTACGGCAGCATTGTTAGTGCGACAACATGCCATCGTCAAACCTCACGATCTGTCTCGTGTGGACCAAGCTTTTTTTACCACTAACGCCTACATCAGCGTCATTCTCTTTCTGACGATGGGTGCTGACATTCTCTGGCGTTCATTGCAATAGTCGCGACAAGCTTACTGCTCTGCCGGCTAGGATGCGTGTTCCAGAGAGATTTTCACCACGAAGCTCACAAAGGAGCACGAAAGATTCACTCTCTTGAGGCGTCTTCACCTTTGGCTCATTCTTCCTCTTCTTGGCGTTTTTTGCAGTTTCATACGTCTGTGTGCAGGCCTTGACTATGGCGTATGCCTCAGCGGTGTGCCTGTCTGTCGGCACTGGTTGAAGAATGTTGAGGTCGTCGCACTCGTCGCTGGACGCGACGCTAGGCTGCGGGTGGTAGCGCGAGTTGGCAACTTGCCTCTGCTCTCTTGCGAAGGCCAATCGGCGTGCCTCAATAATACGGCAGAGCCAATTTCAAATGTGAAATCCGGGAAACGGCTTTTTCGCTGGCTCTATGCCTTGGGGTGCGCCCGATCATAAACCTCGATGAGCTTTTCCATTGAGACATGCGTGTATTGCTGAGTCGTTGAAAGCCGAGCGTGTCCGAGCAGTTCTTGGATCGCTCGAAGGTCGGCGCCGGCATCCAGCAGATGTGTGGCAAACGAATGACGAAAACTGTGAGGACTCACCGATTGATCAACGGCGGGGCAGATTTTGGCATACTTGGCAATGAGTCGTCCCACCGAGCGGGTGGTAATACGGGTTCCCAGGTAATTCAGGAAAAGCGCTAGTGGCTCGCGGGCATCCTCGGGCGCCTGCGCGAGGAAT
This window harbors:
- the ubiA gene encoding putative 4-hydroxybenzoate polyprenyltransferase gives rise to the protein MSSLIRSTRITLEMIKIEHSLFALPFALLGALLAAGGLPSLPVIFWIVVAMVGARSSAMAFNRLVDRQYDGQNPRTKNRAIPAGLVSVGYVKVFVIVSALVFILAAAMLNRLALYLSPVALASILLYSYAKRYTAYTHLLIGWCLAIAPAGAWIAVRGRLDSPIPWFLSLAVLTWTAGFDIIYSCQDVAFDRQVGLRSLPVRYGINRALWIARALHVVTFVSLVAVAWLSGMKTLGVLGLMATAALLVRQHAIVKPHDLSRVDQAFFTTNAYISVILFLTMGADILWRSLQ